Proteins from one Comamonas flocculans genomic window:
- the gyrB gene encoding DNA topoisomerase (ATP-hydrolyzing) subunit B produces MTQENPENHHAAPQGPGNASGYGESAIQILEGLEAVRKRPGMYIGDTSDGTGLHHLVFEVVDNSIDEALAGYCDDIAVTIHADGSLSVSDNGRGIPTGVKMDDKHEPKRSAAEIALTELHAGGKFNQNSYKVSGGLHGVGVSCVNALSKWLRLTVRREGEVHQIEFARGFVQNRQIELVDGFETSPMRIVGTTEDRGTSVRFLPDVEIFGDNHDFHYDTLAKRLRELSFLNNGVRIRLIDERTGKEDDFSGAGGVLGFVKFISTGKRVLHPTPFCASGTRPAETYGGIPGTEIGVEVAMQWNDGYNEQVLCFTNNIPQRDGGTHLTGLRAAMTRVIGKYIADNDLAKKAKVEVTGDDMREGLCCVLSVKVPEPKFSSQTKDKLVSSEVRAPVEDIVGKLLAEYLEEKPQDAKILCGKIVEAARAREAARKAREMTRRKGVLDGMGLPGKLADCQEKDPALCEIYIVEGDSAGGSAKQGRDRKFQAILPLRGKILNVEKARYEKLLSSQEIITLITALGTGIGRTASDDENGNGNGKSGADDFDIAKLRYHRVILMTDADVDGAHIRTLLLTFFYRQMPELVERGHIYIAQPPLYKVKNGKEELYLKDGPALDQFLLRVALVGASVDTGGSQPRVLEGTELADLARQHQRMEAIIERLSAYMDAEALRAVADGVVLDLSSMEAAQASAERLQAKLRELDTAGTEAEVSAETDPRHGGLLLRISRHHHGNVKSSILPQDFVTGSDYEALSEGAKSFDGLLSEGARVMRGEGERKKEEKVQDFRQAMRWLLSEAERTTSRQRYKGLGEMNPEQLWETTMDPATRRMLRVQVTDAVEADQVFTMLMGDDVEPRREFIETHALQAGNIDV; encoded by the coding sequence ATGACCCAAGAAAACCCCGAGAATCACCACGCCGCGCCCCAGGGCCCCGGCAATGCCAGCGGCTACGGTGAGTCCGCGATCCAGATCCTCGAAGGCCTGGAGGCGGTCAGGAAGCGCCCCGGCATGTACATCGGCGACACCTCGGACGGCACCGGGCTGCACCACCTGGTGTTCGAGGTGGTGGACAACTCCATCGACGAGGCGCTGGCCGGCTACTGCGACGACATCGCCGTCACCATCCATGCCGACGGCAGCTTGAGCGTGAGCGACAACGGCCGCGGCATCCCCACCGGCGTGAAAATGGACGACAAGCACGAGCCCAAGCGCTCGGCCGCCGAGATCGCGCTGACCGAGCTGCACGCGGGCGGCAAGTTCAACCAGAACAGCTACAAGGTCTCGGGCGGATTGCATGGCGTCGGGGTTTCGTGCGTGAACGCCCTCTCCAAATGGCTGCGCCTGACGGTGCGCCGCGAGGGCGAGGTGCACCAGATCGAATTTGCGCGCGGCTTCGTGCAAAACCGCCAGATCGAGCTGGTGGACGGCTTCGAGACCTCGCCGATGCGCATCGTCGGCACCACCGAGGACCGCGGCACCAGCGTGCGCTTTCTGCCCGACGTGGAAATCTTCGGCGACAACCACGACTTTCATTACGACACCCTGGCCAAGCGCCTGCGCGAGCTTTCGTTCCTGAACAACGGCGTGCGCATCCGCCTGATCGACGAGCGCACCGGCAAGGAGGACGACTTTTCCGGCGCCGGCGGCGTGCTCGGCTTCGTCAAGTTCATCAGCACCGGCAAGCGCGTGCTGCACCCCACGCCGTTTTGCGCCAGCGGCACGCGCCCGGCGGAAACCTATGGCGGCATCCCCGGCACCGAGATCGGCGTCGAGGTGGCGATGCAGTGGAACGACGGCTACAACGAGCAAGTCCTGTGCTTCACCAACAACATTCCGCAGCGCGACGGCGGCACCCATTTGACCGGCCTGCGCGCGGCGATGACGCGCGTCATCGGCAAGTACATCGCCGACAACGACCTGGCCAAGAAGGCCAAGGTGGAAGTGACCGGTGACGACATGCGCGAAGGCCTGTGCTGCGTCTTGAGCGTGAAGGTGCCCGAGCCCAAGTTCAGCAGCCAGACCAAGGACAAGCTGGTTTCCAGTGAAGTGCGCGCGCCGGTGGAAGACATCGTCGGCAAGCTGCTGGCCGAATACCTGGAAGAAAAACCGCAGGACGCCAAGATCCTCTGCGGCAAGATCGTCGAAGCCGCGCGCGCGCGCGAGGCCGCACGCAAGGCGCGCGAGATGACGCGCAGGAAGGGCGTGCTCGACGGCATGGGCCTGCCCGGCAAGCTGGCGGACTGCCAGGAAAAAGACCCGGCGCTGTGCGAGATCTACATCGTCGAGGGCGACAGTGCCGGCGGCAGCGCCAAGCAGGGGCGCGACCGCAAGTTCCAGGCCATCCTGCCGCTGCGCGGCAAGATCCTGAACGTGGAAAAGGCGCGCTATGAAAAGCTCTTGTCCAGCCAGGAAATCATCACGCTGATCACCGCCCTGGGCACCGGCATAGGCCGCACCGCCAGCGACGACGAGAACGGCAATGGCAACGGCAAGAGCGGCGCCGACGACTTCGACATCGCCAAGCTGCGCTACCACCGCGTGATCCTGATGACCGACGCCGATGTGGACGGCGCGCACATCCGCACTTTGCTGCTGACCTTCTTCTACCGCCAGATGCCCGAGCTGGTCGAGCGCGGCCACATCTATATCGCCCAGCCGCCGCTGTACAAGGTCAAGAACGGCAAGGAAGAGCTCTACCTCAAGGACGGCCCGGCGCTGGACCAGTTCCTGCTGCGCGTGGCGCTGGTGGGCGCGAGCGTCGATACCGGTGGCAGCCAGCCGCGCGTGCTCGAAGGCACGGAACTGGCAGACCTCGCGCGCCAGCACCAGCGTATGGAAGCCATCATCGAGCGCCTCTCGGCCTACATGGACGCCGAGGCGCTGCGTGCCGTGGCCGATGGCGTGGTGCTCGATCTCTCCAGCATGGAGGCGGCCCAAGCCAGCGCCGAGCGCCTGCAGGCCAAGCTGCGCGAGCTCGACACCGCCGGCACCGAAGCCGAGGTGAGCGCCGAAACCGACCCGCGCCACGGCGGCCTGCTGCTGCGCATCAGCCGCCACCACCACGGCAACGTCAAGAGCTCCATCCTGCCGCAGGACTTCGTCACCGGCAGCGACTACGAGGCCTTGTCCGAGGGCGCCAAGAGCTTTGACGGCCTGCTCTCCGAAGGCGCGCGCGTGATGCGCGGCGAGGGCGAGCGCAAGAAAGAAGAAAAAGTCCAGGATTTCAGGCAGGCCATGCGCTGGCTGCTATCGGAAGCTGAGCGCACCACCAGCCGCCAGCGCTACAAGGGCCTGGGCGAGATGAATCCCGAGCAGCTCTGGGAAACCACCATGGACCCCGCCACCCGCCGTATGCTGCGCGTGCAGGTGACCGACGCGGTCGAGGCCGACCAGGTCTTCACCATGCTCATGGGCGACGATGTAGAACCGAGACGGGAATTCATCGAAACCCACGCCTTGCAGGCGGGCAATATCGACGTGTGA
- the dnaA gene encoding chromosomal replication initiator protein DnaA: MYEGNPLTPSAKRPAPAAASHAGEQLWQACLAQLAQQLPEQQFNTWIKPLKAEVADDFSRVTLLVANRFKLDWVRAQHGGQIASALQAVYGEPIALELALAPRRAAQRVNAAERRADAAGPAGVGAEAAQATRPGATPETPTRSRLNPQLTFATLVEGSANRMARSAAMHVAAQPGQMYNPLFIYGGVGLGKTHLMHAVGNQLLADRPGARVSYIHAEQFVSDVVRAVRHNAFDEFKNAYHSLDLLLIDDVQFFANKERTQEEFFNAFEALLAKKSHIVMTSDTYPKGLANIHERLVSRFDAGLSVAIEPPELEMRVAILINKAQAEGVVMPEEVAFFVAKNVRSNVRELEGALRKVLAYARFNGKEISIAVAREALRDLLSIQNRQISVENIQKTVADYYKIKVADMYSKKRPASIARPRQIAMYLAKELTQKSLPEIGELFGGRDHTTVLHAVRKIGAERLQLTELNQQLHVLEQTLKA, translated from the coding sequence ATGTACGAGGGAAATCCCCTGACTCCCAGCGCCAAGCGCCCTGCCCCGGCGGCTGCCTCCCATGCGGGCGAGCAGCTGTGGCAGGCCTGTCTGGCGCAGCTCGCGCAGCAGCTGCCCGAACAGCAGTTCAATACCTGGATCAAGCCGCTCAAGGCCGAGGTGGCGGACGATTTTTCCCGCGTGACGCTGCTCGTTGCCAACCGCTTCAAGCTCGACTGGGTGCGCGCCCAGCACGGGGGGCAGATCGCCAGCGCGCTGCAGGCGGTGTATGGCGAGCCGATCGCGCTGGAGCTCGCGCTCGCGCCGCGCCGCGCCGCGCAGCGCGTGAACGCCGCCGAGCGCCGCGCCGACGCGGCCGGGCCCGCTGGTGTAGGCGCCGAGGCCGCGCAGGCAACGCGCCCTGGCGCAACCCCCGAGACCCCGACGCGCTCGCGCCTGAACCCCCAGCTCACCTTCGCCACGCTGGTGGAAGGCAGCGCCAACCGCATGGCGCGTTCGGCCGCGATGCATGTGGCCGCGCAGCCCGGGCAGATGTACAACCCCTTGTTCATCTACGGCGGCGTGGGCCTGGGCAAGACGCACTTGATGCATGCGGTGGGCAACCAGCTGCTTGCCGACCGTCCCGGCGCCAGAGTCAGCTACATCCACGCCGAGCAGTTCGTCTCCGACGTGGTGCGCGCGGTGCGGCACAACGCCTTCGACGAATTCAAGAACGCCTACCACTCGCTGGACCTGCTCTTGATCGACGACGTGCAGTTCTTCGCCAACAAGGAGCGTACGCAGGAAGAGTTCTTCAACGCCTTCGAGGCGCTGCTGGCCAAGAAGAGCCACATCGTGATGACTTCGGACACCTATCCGAAGGGCCTGGCCAACATCCACGAGCGCCTGGTTTCGCGCTTCGACGCCGGGCTGTCGGTGGCGATAGAGCCGCCCGAGCTCGAAATGCGCGTGGCGATCCTCATCAACAAGGCCCAGGCCGAGGGCGTGGTGATGCCCGAAGAGGTGGCCTTCTTCGTCGCCAAGAACGTGCGCTCCAACGTGCGCGAGCTCGAAGGGGCGCTGCGCAAGGTGCTCGCCTATGCGCGCTTCAACGGCAAGGAGATCTCGATTGCCGTGGCCCGCGAGGCGCTGCGCGACCTGCTCTCGATCCAGAACCGCCAGATCAGCGTGGAGAACATCCAGAAGACCGTGGCCGACTACTACAAGATCAAGGTCGCGGACATGTACAGCAAGAAGCGCCCGGCGAGCATCGCCCGTCCGCGCCAGATCGCGATGTACCTGGCCAAGGAGCTCACGCAAAAGAGCCTGCCCGAGATCGGCGAGCTCTTTGGCGGGCGCGACCACACCACCGTGCTGCATGCGGTGCGCAAGATCGGCGCCGAACGCCTGCAACTGACCGAACTCAACCAGCAGCTGCACGTGCTCGAGCAGACGCTCAAGGCTTGA
- the rpmH gene encoding 50S ribosomal protein L34, protein MKRTYQPSKTRRARTHGFLVRMKTRGGRAVINARRAKGRKRLAV, encoded by the coding sequence ATGAAACGTACCTACCAGCCTTCCAAGACGCGCCGCGCGCGCACCCACGGTTTTCTCGTGCGCATGAAGACGCGCGGCGGCCGCGCCGTGATCAACGCACGCCGCGCCAAGGGCCGCAAGCGCCTGGCCGTCTGA
- the dnaN gene encoding DNA polymerase III subunit beta produces the protein MIVLKSTQDKFLAVLQAVSGIVERRHTVPILANVLIRKTGSALQFTTSDQEIQIRTTVELGGDVGDFATTVGARKLIDILKTLPADQTVSLDSGPSKLVLKGGKSRFTLHTLPAEDFPLVQEAAAFGPAFSVPQKVLKQLLAQVSFAMAVQDIRYYLNGILFVAEGKTLSLVATDGHRLAFSSSELEVEVPRQEVILPRKTVLELQRLLSDGEGAIQLQFAGNQARFNFDGMEFVTKLVEGKFPDYNRVIPRNYHSSITLGRAPLLASLQRSAIMTSEKFKGVRLNIEPGSLRVSSNNAEQEEAMDELDIDFDGEPMEIGFNVTYLIDALANMGQEMVRIDLQDGNSSVVFQIPGNEQFKYVVMPMRI, from the coding sequence ATGATTGTCCTGAAGAGCACCCAAGACAAATTCCTGGCGGTACTGCAAGCGGTCTCCGGCATCGTGGAGCGGCGCCACACCGTGCCCATCCTGGCCAATGTGCTCATCCGCAAGACGGGCAGTGCGCTGCAGTTCACCACCAGCGACCAGGAGATCCAGATCCGCACCACGGTGGAGCTCGGCGGTGACGTGGGCGACTTCGCCACCACCGTGGGCGCAAGAAAGCTCATCGACATCCTCAAGACCCTGCCGGCTGACCAGACGGTGAGCCTGGATTCCGGTCCCTCCAAGCTGGTGCTCAAGGGCGGCAAGAGCCGCTTCACGCTGCACACCCTGCCGGCCGAGGACTTTCCGCTGGTGCAGGAAGCGGCCGCCTTCGGCCCGGCCTTCAGCGTACCGCAGAAGGTGCTCAAGCAGCTGCTCGCCCAGGTGTCGTTTGCCATGGCGGTGCAGGACATCCGCTACTACCTGAACGGCATCCTGTTCGTTGCCGAGGGCAAAACGCTCTCGCTGGTGGCCACCGACGGGCACCGGCTGGCCTTTTCCAGCAGCGAGCTGGAGGTCGAGGTGCCGCGCCAGGAGGTCATCCTGCCGCGCAAGACGGTGCTGGAACTGCAACGCCTGCTCTCGGACGGAGAGGGCGCGATCCAGCTGCAGTTCGCCGGCAATCAGGCGCGCTTCAACTTCGACGGCATGGAGTTCGTCACCAAGCTGGTGGAAGGCAAGTTCCCCGACTACAACCGCGTGATTCCGCGCAACTACCACAGCAGCATCACGCTGGGGCGCGCGCCGCTGCTGGCTAGCCTGCAGCGCTCGGCCATCATGACGAGCGAGAAGTTCAAGGGCGTGCGCCTGAACATCGAGCCCGGCAGCCTGCGCGTCTCCAGCAACAACGCCGAGCAGGAAGAGGCCATGGACGAGCTCGACATCGACTTCGACGGCGAGCCCATGGAGATCGGCTTCAACGTCACCTACCTGATCGATGCGCTTGCCAACATGGGCCAGGAGATGGTGCGCATCGACCTGCAGGACGGCAACAGTTCCGTGGTCTTTCAGATCCCTGGCAACGAGCAGTTCAAGTACGTCGTGATGCCCATGCGGATTTGA